The genomic interval ATTATACATTGTAAACATTGGCACTCTCAAAGGCACAGTTGCTCCTTCTGGTAATGCTTTAAAAACCATCGGAATATATCCTAAATCATGTAAATCCTCGATATGTTTTGTCCCAACTTGATTTTCGCCTAAATAATTATTGATTCGGCGTGCGTATTTTTTAACAACTTCTTCTTTTGGTTTTTTAAAGAAATCGGCATCAAAATCATGAATGATATATTTTTTGATGAAATATTGCAATCCAAAAAACACCACTTCATCAAGACCTTCAATTCTTGATTTTCTAGGTGTCCAGTTAGAATATACTAAAGTAGTTTTGTCTGGATATTGTCTTCTGTGGTCAACTTTGTAACCGTCTGTAAGTAATAATGGGTTCATATTTTTTATTTTAGTAAATTTTGAATTAACTCTTCTAGTGTTTTAAATTGTTCTATCGAATATCTGTCGCACACAATATCGACATTGCCCTTGCGCCAAAAGTTTTCTTCTACGACTACTTTCATTTTATTAGATTGAGCATAAAGCCCAAATTCAAGTAAAGATATTGGCGACATTGTATTTCCTGCAAAATACATAATAATGATATCTGCTTTTTCTAATGCATTAAGTTCCCAATTAACCTGCTCTTTAAAATTATCATTTTCGATCGTTTGTGACCAACTACTATCCCACTCTTTTCTTCTGGGATTAAAAATCACAAATCTGTCTTGTAACAATTCTTCACAACGTTTTTGCCAATTTATCGCTGTATCCATTTCTATAGATCCTGCCAAAAAAATCGTTTTTTTATCACTTTGCAAAGGAATTTCTTCTGGGGCTCTAAAAATTTTCGTCATCTTTCTATTTATTTCTTCCTTTTTCATTTGAATAGAAACTTTGCACTGCATCACTTTGCCAAAACACTTTTGTTTCAACATCAATACAAGTTAGTTTTCCATAAAAACCGGCTCCTGTGTCAATGTTCCAAACATTACAACCTTGCATCGGAATCTTAATATTGTAATGAAGTGTTGGCGTGTGACCAATGTAAATCTCATTATAAAGCAATAATCTTTTGGGATATAAAACCGAATCTTTTTGAATTCTTTTATCCATTGTCAAAGCCATTTCCCAAAGTGTTCTATCCCATGAAAAATTACTTGCATAATGCTCTTTTTCGGGACCATGCATCGATGAAAAACCGGCATGAATAAACAAATTATTATTCTCGTCTACAAAATAATCTTTCATATTTTCAAAAAAAACGAGATGCTTCTCTTTTTGTAACGGATCAATATCTTTATAACTTTCTATGGTTGATTTCCCTCCATGCAAAAACCAAATATTATTTACAACATCGCTCTTCAACCATTCATGACACCAAACGTCATGATTTCCTCTTATAAAAACACATTCTTGTTTCTGAGATAATTCAATCAAAAAATCAATTACTTGTCGAGATTCACTCCAACCGTCAACATAATCTCCAAGAAAAACAAGTCGATCATTTTCTTTAATTTCAACTCGATCCAATAATTGAATTAAAGCTTTTAAGCCACCGTGAATATCGCCAAAAACTACTGTTCGTTTCATGCTATTCATTTAATTATTTAAATTTATTCGATAGCTCCAAATCTAATTTTATCAAAAAGTCTTTCCCGAACTTATCATTTTCTAAATCTTCATACAAAAACGAAGGTAGTACTTTATCACAGTTTTGTTTGTGACTTAAAATCGCCATACATAAAGCTGCGACAGTATCTGTATCTCCGCCATAATCTATACTTGTTTTCAAACAATCTTTCATTGATGTTGCTTCAGAAACAATTTTAATAACTGATTGTGTTGTTGGATATCCATGCATGTCAATTGGAGAATTAATTCTATACGTTTCATTTTCCTTCAACGTTTCATTCAAAAACGGTATCAAAGTCGATCCGTCACCCAAATTATATTTGAAATAATGAACAGCCAAAGCGATACGTTTTGCACAACTTATTCCTTCGATGGTGTGATGAGAAGTCTTTGCCTGAATTTCGCAAAACTCCATCAATTGATCTATATTTTTTAGATAACCAATGCCGTATGCTCTCATTGCAGAACCGTTTCCGTTACTACCGTTATTGATTATTTTAATGAAATCAGTTCCATTTGTACTGGCGTCTAAAGCATTATAAACTCTATCTGAATATCCACGTCTTTTATCTCTGTGAAAAACTTCGACAAACTTATCAGCAACTTTAATCTCATTCCAGTTTTCCTCTTCTAATAACAATTCTGAAATTGCGATTGCCATTTGAGTATCGTCTGTATATCTTTTATAAATCTCGGTGTAAAGTCCGTGTTTATGATATTGAGTCAGATCGTTGTTTTGAGAAATAAAATCTAAATCGCGAAATTCAAAACCTGCGCCATATGCGTCGCCTATTGCTGCTTCTAGTATCATAAGTATTGTTTTTTGTTGTTAATTTGAATGGAGTAAATGCTGTTTATGATTTGAATTCGATATATTTTACCGGAACTTCATCTGTTAACCAGACATTATTTTCGGATAAATAAAACTTAAATCCGTCTCGATGCATTGCACCACTTCTTACCGTTAAAATTTGAGCAGCTCCTCTTCTACTTCCAACTTTTATGGCTGTTTCCAGATCTTTGGAAAGATGCACATGCTGACGGCTCATTTTTTGTAAACCTTCTTTTTTAATGCTTTCCAAAAACTTTCCAACGGTTCCGTGATATAA from uncultured Flavobacterium sp. carries:
- a CDS encoding ADP-ribosylglycohydrolase family protein, whose product is MILEAAIGDAYGAGFEFRDLDFISQNNDLTQYHKHGLYTEIYKRYTDDTQMAIAISELLLEEENWNEIKVADKFVEVFHRDKRRGYSDRVYNALDASTNGTDFIKIINNGSNGNGSAMRAYGIGYLKNIDQLMEFCEIQAKTSHHTIEGISCAKRIALAVHYFKYNLGDGSTLIPFLNETLKENETYRINSPIDMHGYPTTQSVIKIVSEATSMKDCLKTSIDYGGDTDTVAALCMAILSHKQNCDKVLPSFLYEDLENDKFGKDFLIKLDLELSNKFK
- a CDS encoding metallophosphoesterase family protein; this encodes MKRTVVFGDIHGGLKALIQLLDRVEIKENDRLVFLGDYVDGWSESRQVIDFLIELSQKQECVFIRGNHDVWCHEWLKSDVVNNIWFLHGGKSTIESYKDIDPLQKEKHLVFFENMKDYFVDENNNLFIHAGFSSMHGPEKEHYASNFSWDRTLWEMALTMDKRIQKDSVLYPKRLLLYNEIYIGHTPTLHYNIKIPMQGCNVWNIDTGAGFYGKLTCIDVETKVFWQSDAVQSFYSNEKGRNK
- a CDS encoding nucleoside 2-deoxyribosyltransferase domain-containing protein, with protein sequence MTKIFRAPEEIPLQSDKKTIFLAGSIEMDTAINWQKRCEELLQDRFVIFNPRRKEWDSSWSQTIENDNFKEQVNWELNALEKADIIIMYFAGNTMSPISLLEFGLYAQSNKMKVVVEENFWRKGNVDIVCDRYSIEQFKTLEELIQNLLK